The following are encoded in a window of Candidatus Microthrix parvicella Bio17-1 genomic DNA:
- a CDS encoding phosphatase PAP2 family protein has product MEAFNTGLDAVDAVGERLVAPLRAQGLIDRAAVVASGAGEGAAVWFGWGVLRLMADRRDDPRQALIEAGGLAATLGIESAAVNVGLKGIVRRPRPVEVARSGREFRTTSFPSGHAASSFASATFLGRPGAWGSLFGVATVVTTSRVVLGVHHLSDVLAGAVVGVGFGLLGRRATAALTRRLSQG; this is encoded by the coding sequence ATGGAAGCTTTCAATACCGGCTTGGATGCGGTTGATGCGGTCGGCGAGCGGCTGGTGGCACCGCTTCGGGCTCAGGGTTTGATCGACCGGGCTGCGGTGGTCGCCTCGGGTGCCGGTGAGGGCGCTGCGGTGTGGTTTGGCTGGGGGGTGCTTCGCCTGATGGCGGACCGTCGGGACGACCCTCGCCAGGCCTTGATCGAAGCGGGTGGGCTGGCGGCGACCCTTGGCATCGAGTCTGCGGCGGTGAATGTTGGGCTGAAGGGGATTGTGCGACGTCCGCGCCCCGTGGAGGTGGCGCGATCCGGACGAGAGTTTCGCACCACCAGCTTTCCGTCCGGACATGCGGCGTCGTCGTTTGCCTCGGCCACCTTTTTGGGGCGGCCGGGTGCGTGGGGGTCGCTCTTCGGTGTGGCAACCGTGGTGACCACCAGCAGGGTGGTGCTCGGTGTGCATCATCTCTCCGACGTACTCGCCGGAGCCGTCGTGGGTGTTGGTTTCGGTTTGCTGGGCCGTCGGGCCACCGCAGCCTTGACCCGGCGGCTCTCTCAGGGCTGA
- a CDS encoding potassium channel family protein yields the protein MDDRPRSLRAMLAEAKDNSELMIDLAYAAVFFNDPGMADEVAHLEEHMNDLVQSMREVCILACRRPAEAESMASVLQLISAIEGIANTAIDITRIVTHRLGIPPELIADLSNAEEVSHRVWVRDDSHMVRRSLAALELPVAAGMRVMAIRRDRSWITDIDGDEILLPGDVLFVHGSPAGLVRLHELAAAPTWEPPAPATSGALTELDRAVDVLVEMKNISEAAVGLAYSALALRDDGLASEVLHLAERLDEMKDHLQLWVLRAAANDADHSKLRGLLQLSQAAEELGDQANQMTWLIREEMDFHPVVGIALGDADEVVVRMPIASGSPTDGATLLELQLDIEPGFAVLAIRREGRYVYRPRGLAQLHGGDELIATGPDEGRARLAELAGWRLIDEDEEAGGGFRLEPLQATSAQRPG from the coding sequence ATGGACGATCGCCCACGCAGTCTCCGAGCCATGCTGGCGGAGGCCAAGGACAACTCCGAGTTGATGATCGACCTGGCGTATGCCGCGGTGTTTTTCAACGATCCGGGGATGGCCGACGAGGTGGCGCACCTCGAGGAGCACATGAATGATCTCGTGCAGTCGATGCGGGAGGTGTGCATCCTGGCTTGTCGACGGCCGGCCGAGGCCGAGTCGATGGCCTCGGTGTTGCAGTTGATCTCGGCGATTGAGGGCATTGCCAACACCGCCATCGACATCACGCGAATCGTCACTCATCGGTTGGGAATCCCGCCTGAACTGATCGCCGACCTGTCCAACGCCGAGGAAGTGTCGCACCGGGTCTGGGTGCGGGACGATTCCCACATGGTCCGTCGCAGCCTGGCTGCCCTCGAGCTGCCAGTGGCCGCAGGCATGCGTGTCATGGCGATTCGCCGAGACCGTTCCTGGATCACCGATATCGACGGCGACGAGATCCTGCTGCCCGGCGACGTGCTGTTTGTCCACGGGTCGCCTGCCGGTCTGGTTCGTCTGCACGAACTGGCTGCGGCGCCCACCTGGGAGCCGCCCGCCCCGGCAACGTCGGGTGCGCTGACCGAGTTGGACCGGGCCGTCGACGTGTTGGTTGAGATGAAGAACATCTCCGAGGCGGCTGTTGGCCTGGCCTATTCGGCGTTGGCACTGCGCGACGACGGCCTGGCCTCCGAGGTGCTGCACCTGGCCGAACGTCTGGATGAGATGAAGGATCATCTGCAGCTGTGGGTGCTGCGCGCCGCCGCCAACGACGCGGATCATTCGAAGCTGCGGGGCCTACTGCAACTGTCTCAAGCAGCCGAGGAACTGGGTGACCAGGCCAATCAGATGACCTGGTTGATTCGGGAGGAGATGGACTTCCATCCAGTGGTGGGCATTGCGCTCGGCGACGCCGACGAGGTGGTGGTGCGCATGCCGATCGCGTCCGGCTCGCCGACCGATGGTGCAACCCTGCTGGAGCTTCAACTGGATATCGAGCCGGGCTTCGCCGTGCTGGCCATCCGCCGCGAGGGTCGCTATGTCTATCGCCCCAGGGGTCTTGCCCAGCTACACGGGGGTGACGAGTTGATCGCCACCGGCCCGGATGAAGGCCGGGCACGGCTGGCCGAGTTGGCCGGCTGGCGCCTGATCGATGAGGACGAGGAGGCCGGTGGCGGGTTTCGCCTGGAGCCGCTGCAGGCCACGTCAGCACAGCGCCCGGGCTGA